From Paenibacillus polymyxa, the proteins below share one genomic window:
- a CDS encoding threonine/serine exporter family protein, which produces MNNHSYPTPEIVEVCLLAGKLMMQNGAETYRVEDTMSRIASAYGISQSHSYVTPTGIFFAINDSEPAKLIRIVERTTDLHKVTEVNSISRKISAGTLSPSAAVKELSEIERGPLRYSNRVQLIAAALASGCFMIMFGGVWRDFPGAVLCGGIGFAALQYFHRLVKVKFFSEFSASFLIGLLAALLVIVGGGQMMDKIIIGSVMPLVPGLLITNALRDLMSGHLVSGLSKGADACLTSFAIGAGVAVIISYM; this is translated from the coding sequence ATGAATAATCATTCCTATCCTACTCCTGAAATCGTTGAGGTTTGTCTGCTAGCAGGCAAACTGATGATGCAAAATGGAGCCGAGACCTATCGTGTTGAAGACACGATGTCCCGCATTGCTTCAGCCTATGGCATATCCCAGTCCCATAGCTATGTAACACCCACTGGAATTTTTTTTGCCATTAATGATTCGGAACCTGCCAAGCTAATCCGGATCGTAGAGCGGACTACAGATTTGCACAAGGTGACCGAGGTGAACTCCATTTCACGTAAAATCAGCGCAGGCACTTTGTCTCCCAGCGCAGCCGTAAAAGAGCTTTCGGAAATTGAACGTGGTCCCCTCCGCTATTCCAATCGTGTACAACTGATCGCTGCAGCGTTGGCCAGCGGTTGCTTTATGATCATGTTTGGTGGAGTGTGGCGAGATTTCCCCGGAGCTGTGTTGTGCGGCGGTATCGGATTTGCAGCCTTACAATATTTCCACAGGCTCGTTAAGGTTAAGTTTTTCTCAGAATTTTCTGCATCTTTTCTAATCGGCTTGCTGGCGGCTCTGTTAGTGATCGTCGGCGGGGGTCAGATGATGGATAAAATTATCATTGGCTCCGTTATGCCACTGGTGCCGGGCTTGTTAATTACAAATGCTCTTCGGGATTTAATGTCCGGGCACCTAGTCTCAGGGCTTTCCAAAGGTGCAGATGCTTGCTTGACGTCTTTCGCCATTGGTGCTGGTGTTGCAGTTATCATTTCTTATATGTAA
- a CDS encoding RluA family pseudouridine synthase produces MNNRKPQRKNHTKSTSNTSHSRRNHKPAGKSGSYRPEAQRKTHTLDKSPAKTYIVQEPAELLSFLVEHVTGMGRNSIKSALARGQVSVNGTPRTVHNFPLEQGQTVALSKEKVAPVVPLTGLRILHEDEAIIVIHKDAGLLSVASAQEQEVTAYRQLTAHVRREHPYNRIFVLHRLDRDTSGVMMFAKSEAIQQEMQQAWKEVVYERTYIALVEGQVKKDAGTITSWLKESKTLKMYSSPYPNDGQHAITHYKRLQANRHFSLLEVRLETGRKNQIRVHMEDIGHPIVGDKKYGSKSKSIGRLGLHAQVLSFIHPVTGVLLRFESDIPKSFLNPFRE; encoded by the coding sequence ATGAATAATCGGAAACCTCAAAGGAAAAATCATACAAAATCAACTTCAAACACAAGCCACTCCAGACGCAATCACAAACCCGCCGGAAAATCTGGCTCCTATAGACCGGAAGCTCAACGAAAAACCCATACTTTGGATAAATCCCCTGCCAAAACATACATCGTTCAGGAACCTGCAGAGCTATTGAGCTTTTTAGTTGAGCATGTGACTGGCATGGGTCGTAATTCCATTAAATCGGCATTGGCGCGTGGGCAAGTTTCCGTCAACGGTACTCCTCGTACTGTGCATAATTTTCCGCTGGAGCAAGGACAGACTGTCGCGCTCTCCAAGGAAAAGGTAGCTCCTGTGGTGCCGCTAACCGGGCTGCGTATTTTGCATGAGGACGAAGCTATTATCGTTATTCATAAAGATGCTGGGCTACTTTCTGTCGCTTCTGCGCAGGAACAGGAAGTCACAGCCTATCGCCAGCTTACAGCCCACGTACGACGCGAGCATCCGTACAACCGTATTTTTGTACTGCATCGTTTGGATCGTGATACATCAGGAGTGATGATGTTTGCGAAAAGCGAAGCCATACAGCAGGAAATGCAACAAGCGTGGAAGGAAGTTGTGTATGAACGAACATACATTGCTCTCGTAGAAGGGCAGGTTAAAAAAGACGCGGGCACAATCACCTCATGGCTGAAAGAAAGCAAGACGCTGAAAATGTACTCCAGTCCTTATCCGAATGACGGCCAGCATGCAATCACTCACTACAAGCGGCTTCAGGCCAATCGGCATTTTTCTTTGCTGGAAGTACGTTTAGAGACCGGACGCAAAAATCAAATTCGCGTGCATATGGAGGATATCGGTCATCCGATTGTTGGAGATAAAAAATACGGTTCCAAGAGCAAGTCGATTGGGCGCCTTGGTCTGCATGCACAGGTATTGTCGTTTATTCATCCCGTCACCGGAGTATTGCTGCGTTTTGAATCCGACATTCCTAAAAGCTTTTTGAATCCGTTTCGGGAGTAG
- a CDS encoding threonine/serine exporter family protein: MLAQLFTSFIATAAFGILFHAPRRSLLQCGFVGMLGWLVYYSTTDSMGPVSASLLATILIGIVSQGFARLYKMPVIIFSVAGMIPLVPGGMAYNAMRQFVQHNYPQALELAMSTLMIAGAIAVGLVISEVLNQIFHNVRFKPQR; the protein is encoded by the coding sequence ATGCTTGCACAATTATTCACAAGCTTTATTGCCACCGCTGCTTTCGGTATACTGTTCCACGCTCCTCGGCGTTCGCTGCTGCAATGTGGTTTTGTCGGTATGCTGGGCTGGCTTGTCTATTATTCAACCACGGATAGCATGGGACCTGTGAGCGCCAGCCTTTTAGCCACGATCCTTATCGGCATCGTCAGTCAAGGTTTTGCTAGACTGTACAAAATGCCTGTGATTATTTTCAGCGTGGCAGGCATGATTCCCTTGGTGCCAGGAGGAATGGCTTATAATGCCATGCGCCAGTTCGTACAACATAATTATCCTCAGGCACTGGAGCTAGCCATGAGCACACTCATGATCGCCGGGGCAATAGCAGTCGGTTTGGTGATCTCTGAGGTGCTTAATCAAATCTTTCACAACGTACGTTTTAAACCTCAGCGTTAA
- a CDS encoding NAD-dependent malic enzyme, whose amino-acid sequence MQGGIGGKNIILRLEISTEHIQFGQLITLVNEHGGDVIAIDVIRTSEKATVRDITVTIADPAEIDRMIARIKKAQGVKVLSISDRTFLLHLGGKIEMQPKVPIQNRDDLSRVYTPDVARVCMAIHEEQDKAFRLTIKRNTVAVVSDGSAVLGLGNIGPYAAMPVMEGKAMLFKQLGSVDAFPICLDTQDTEEIIKAIKQLAPAFGGINLEDISSPRCFEIEQRLRDELDIPVFHDDQHGTAVVLYAGLINALKVVGKALSDVKIVVCGIGAAGVACTKILLSAGAVNIIGVDRHGALTADETYEHPMWNWYAQHTNPERLSGTLSEVLKDADVFIGLSAGGILQREDVKRMKEAPVLFTMANPVPEINPEDVEDIAGVIATGRSDYPNQINNVLCFPGIFRAALDCRAREINEEMKLAAAEAIASTIRPDELNKLYIIPGVFNEGAVQQVRKKVIQAAIASGTARRVPRDFR is encoded by the coding sequence ATGCAAGGCGGTATTGGCGGTAAAAATATTATTTTACGACTGGAAATTTCCACCGAGCACATCCAGTTTGGTCAATTGATTACGTTGGTAAACGAACATGGCGGAGATGTCATCGCCATTGACGTCATCCGCACCTCTGAGAAGGCCACTGTGAGAGATATTACAGTCACCATTGCTGATCCAGCAGAAATCGACCGAATGATCGCCCGGATTAAAAAAGCACAAGGTGTAAAGGTACTGTCCATCTCTGATCGCACCTTCCTCTTACATCTCGGGGGCAAGATTGAAATGCAGCCCAAGGTCCCAATTCAAAACCGCGACGACTTATCCCGGGTATACACTCCTGATGTGGCGCGCGTATGCATGGCAATTCATGAGGAGCAGGACAAGGCTTTCCGATTAACAATTAAGCGTAACACCGTCGCTGTCGTCTCTGACGGAAGCGCTGTCCTCGGACTCGGCAACATCGGCCCGTATGCAGCCATGCCGGTTATGGAAGGCAAAGCCATGCTGTTCAAGCAGCTTGGGTCCGTCGATGCCTTCCCAATCTGCCTGGATACGCAGGACACGGAAGAAATCATTAAGGCTATTAAGCAACTGGCCCCAGCCTTTGGCGGTATTAATCTGGAGGATATTTCATCGCCACGATGCTTTGAAATTGAACAGCGATTACGTGACGAGCTGGACATCCCTGTTTTTCATGACGATCAGCATGGCACAGCTGTTGTTTTGTACGCAGGGCTGATTAATGCGCTCAAGGTGGTCGGCAAAGCTCTGTCTGACGTCAAAATTGTCGTCTGCGGTATCGGGGCTGCAGGTGTCGCCTGTACCAAAATTTTGCTATCTGCAGGGGCAGTGAACATTATTGGTGTAGACCGTCACGGTGCGCTTACAGCTGATGAAACCTATGAGCACCCGATGTGGAACTGGTATGCGCAGCATACCAACCCTGAGCGGCTGTCCGGCACGCTATCTGAGGTTCTGAAGGACGCAGATGTGTTTATCGGTCTGTCGGCAGGCGGAATATTGCAACGAGAAGACGTGAAGCGTATGAAGGAAGCTCCTGTCCTGTTCACCATGGCTAACCCGGTTCCGGAAATTAACCCAGAGGATGTCGAGGATATTGCAGGAGTCATCGCCACTGGGCGTTCGGACTATCCTAACCAGATTAACAACGTGCTTTGCTTCCCCGGCATATTCCGAGCAGCACTGGACTGCCGCGCCCGTGAAATTAATGAAGAAATGAAGCTGGCGGCCGCAGAGGCCATCGCAAGCACAATCCGTCCCGATGAATTAAACAAGCTATATATTATCCCGGGTGTTTTTAACGAAGGCGCTGTACAGCAGGTGCGTAAAAAGGTGATTCAAGCCGCGATTGCGAGTGGTACGGCCAGAAGAGTACCTAGAGATTTCAGATAA
- a CDS encoding HAD family hydrolase, which produces MNLQKKAVFFDVDDTMYDHLHPTRDALRTVLGLSERFPYEEVYHRIRYYSDLLSAKGGLLEGKAGQEELDEMREGRFILALQEFGVDITREQAVHVQQEYLDRQYRIESFEGATSLIDELSSAGYVVGLITNGLEEHQMSKIKAMTLENHVAAEHIFVSGTVGYAKPDPRIFEIVNERTGTLAEHCCYIGDSWRNDVAGAIAANWQVIWFNHRNAFPESDVSGAYKTAASYTELRKLLLPDAR; this is translated from the coding sequence ATGAACTTGCAAAAGAAGGCTGTTTTTTTTGATGTAGATGATACGATGTACGATCATCTGCACCCTACACGTGATGCATTACGTACAGTATTAGGATTAAGTGAGCGTTTTCCATATGAGGAAGTCTACCACCGTATTCGCTATTACAGCGATTTACTATCGGCTAAAGGAGGACTATTGGAGGGGAAAGCAGGGCAGGAAGAACTGGATGAGATGAGGGAAGGTCGTTTTATTCTGGCTCTACAAGAATTCGGGGTAGATATTACCCGTGAGCAGGCAGTGCATGTCCAACAAGAATACTTGGATCGTCAGTACCGAATTGAGTCTTTTGAGGGGGCTACTTCGTTAATTGATGAATTGAGCTCGGCTGGCTATGTGGTTGGTTTAATTACGAACGGTCTTGAAGAACACCAGATGAGCAAAATTAAAGCCATGACACTGGAAAATCATGTTGCAGCAGAGCATATTTTTGTGTCTGGGACCGTTGGTTATGCTAAACCTGATCCGCGCATTTTCGAAATAGTGAACGAACGGACAGGAACTTTAGCAGAGCATTGCTGCTACATTGGGGATTCCTGGCGTAATGATGTGGCGGGAGCTATAGCTGCAAATTGGCAGGTCATTTGGTTCAATCACAGGAACGCTTTCCCGGAATCTGATGTGTCGGGGGCTTATAAAACCGCGGCAAGTTACACAGAGTTAAGAAAGCTGCTCCTGCCAGACGCACGTTAG
- a CDS encoding B12-binding domain-containing radical SAM protein, with translation MKVILSTLNAKYIHTSLAIRCLKAYSGKDFDIELAEYTIKDPVMNIVSDLFQRGADVIGFSCYIWNIEETIKVIDVLKKIMPEVKIVLGGPEVSYDTEHWMKRLANVDFIVVGEGEETFHQLLQELEGDRKFHFVYGLAYRKGEEVIIMPGRPKADLNELPSPYRFAEDIPELGKRVVYFETSRGCPFSCQFCLSSIEVGVRYYDIERTKSDILYLIDNGAKLIKFVDRTFNIKRDYALEMFKFLIENHRGCVFQFEITADIMRPEVLDYLAENAPPGVFRFEIGVQSTNDPTNELVKRRQNFAKLSRTVTKVKQSGKIDQHLDLIAGLPLEDYNTFRKTFNDVFALGPEELQLGFLKMLRGTGLRIDADKYNYTYMDVAPYEMLSNDVLSFADIVRLKRLEDVLEKYWNSHRMDHTVSYLIEREFSSAFDFFQEFGDYWEGQGWQKIGHQLEDLFTRLQSFLESRGTKRMEMVLGLMKLDYFLNHKYKPRKIWWEHTLKKDDWSSYMKMALQHPDALLSPAVADVGEESTGEMDVASQQPQPYREMIPAFASLKLGEKELQKHAVLDVLPFSLDHILSGGSPLTAEGRTLLLVVYQQNGQQKPLYYTMPIGKNIAAI, from the coding sequence ATGAAAGTCATTTTATCAACGTTAAACGCAAAATATATTCATACCTCACTGGCCATCCGATGCCTCAAAGCCTACAGTGGAAAGGATTTTGATATCGAGCTGGCGGAGTATACAATTAAGGACCCGGTGATGAACATCGTATCTGATCTGTTTCAACGGGGAGCAGATGTCATCGGTTTTTCCTGTTATATTTGGAACATTGAAGAGACGATTAAAGTCATTGATGTGTTGAAAAAGATTATGCCCGAGGTCAAAATTGTTTTGGGTGGCCCGGAGGTATCTTACGATACGGAGCACTGGATGAAGCGCTTGGCGAATGTGGATTTTATTGTTGTTGGTGAGGGAGAGGAAACCTTCCATCAACTGCTGCAGGAACTGGAAGGAGATCGCAAGTTTCATTTTGTATATGGACTGGCTTACCGTAAGGGAGAAGAGGTTATTATCATGCCGGGTCGCCCTAAAGCGGACTTGAACGAGCTGCCGTCTCCATATCGTTTTGCAGAGGATATCCCGGAGCTCGGGAAACGGGTTGTCTATTTTGAAACGAGCCGGGGCTGTCCGTTCAGTTGCCAATTTTGTTTGTCCAGCATTGAGGTCGGGGTGCGTTATTACGATATTGAGCGCACTAAGTCGGATATTCTGTATCTGATTGACAATGGGGCTAAATTGATTAAATTTGTGGACCGAACCTTTAATATTAAACGCGATTATGCACTGGAAATGTTCAAGTTTTTGATTGAAAATCACCGTGGCTGTGTCTTCCAGTTTGAGATTACGGCAGATATTATGCGTCCCGAGGTGTTGGATTATTTGGCGGAGAATGCACCACCGGGGGTATTTCGCTTTGAGATCGGTGTCCAATCAACGAATGATCCCACCAATGAACTGGTTAAGCGCCGCCAGAACTTTGCCAAGCTTTCACGCACCGTTACAAAGGTCAAGCAAAGCGGTAAAATCGACCAGCATCTGGATCTGATCGCCGGATTGCCATTGGAGGACTACAATACATTCCGTAAAACGTTTAATGACGTTTTTGCGCTTGGTCCAGAAGAGCTTCAGCTTGGCTTTCTCAAAATGCTGCGTGGTACAGGTCTGCGCATTGACGCCGATAAGTATAACTATACCTATATGGATGTTGCGCCGTATGAAATGTTGAGCAATGACGTCCTTTCCTTTGCCGATATTGTGAGGCTCAAACGCTTGGAAGATGTATTGGAGAAATACTGGAACTCTCATCGTATGGACCATACGGTGAGCTACCTGATTGAGCGTGAATTCTCGTCCGCCTTTGATTTCTTTCAGGAATTTGGAGACTACTGGGAAGGACAGGGCTGGCAAAAAATCGGACATCAGCTCGAAGACCTGTTTACGCGTCTCCAGTCCTTTTTGGAATCGCGGGGAACCAAGCGAATGGAAATGGTACTTGGGCTGATGAAGCTTGATTATTTCTTAAACCATAAATATAAGCCGCGTAAAATCTGGTGGGAACATACCCTGAAGAAGGACGATTGGTCCAGCTATATGAAAATGGCCCTTCAGCACCCGGATGCGCTGTTGTCACCTGCGGTGGCAGATGTGGGCGAGGAAAGCACGGGTGAGATGGATGTGGCTAGCCAACAGCCGCAGCCATACCGCGAGATGATCCCAGCCTTTGCTTCCTTGAAGCTGGGTGAAAAGGAACTGCAAAAGCACGCTGTGCTGGATGTCCTGCCGTTCAGTCTGGATCATATCCTGAGTGGTGGTAGCCCATTAACAGCCGAAGGCCGCACACTGTTGCTTGTAGTTTATCAGCAAAACGGACAGCAAAAACCGCTATACTACACCATGCCCATCGGCAAAAATATCGCCGCGATTTAA
- a CDS encoding serine/threonine protein kinase, whose amino-acid sequence MVEPWRQADDIISQVTVYSTEDNDPVTIKTATQGVRCIGIGTDAAVFTLDTLPGYAFKVYSDMAIEKKDAEADVYERLQGSDFFPHYYGKGDKYIVISYESGVTLLDCLLQGIPVPEQVILDVEKAREFVRSRGLNPRDIHLKNVLMQDGRAKVLDVSEYVKEGDDKRWEHLVWAYHTFYSGFSEVKVPSWILDTIKKWYYKLDNSSINLEEFAQRASQLFSKWKS is encoded by the coding sequence ATGGTAGAACCATGGAGGCAGGCAGACGACATCATAAGTCAAGTGACCGTATATAGTACGGAGGATAATGACCCAGTTACCATTAAAACAGCCACCCAAGGCGTACGCTGTATTGGCATTGGGACAGATGCGGCTGTATTTACACTCGATACGTTGCCAGGCTACGCGTTCAAGGTGTATTCAGACATGGCGATCGAAAAAAAAGATGCAGAAGCCGATGTATATGAGCGTTTGCAAGGGTCTGATTTTTTTCCTCATTATTACGGAAAAGGCGATAAGTATATTGTCATTAGTTACGAATCTGGTGTTACGTTGCTAGATTGCCTGCTGCAAGGAATTCCGGTGCCGGAGCAGGTCATTTTGGACGTGGAAAAGGCGAGGGAATTTGTTCGGTCCAGGGGACTGAATCCCCGTGATATTCATCTCAAGAATGTACTCATGCAAGACGGACGCGCCAAGGTATTAGACGTATCTGAATATGTAAAAGAAGGCGATGACAAGCGTTGGGAGCATTTGGTGTGGGCGTATCATACGTTCTATTCCGGTTTCTCCGAGGTTAAGGTTCCTTCATGGATTTTGGATACGATCAAAAAATGGTATTACAAGCTGGACAACTCCAGCATCAACCTGGAGGAGTTTGCCCAGCGTGCCAGTCAATTGTTTTCTAAATGGAAGTCATAA
- a CDS encoding GNAT family N-acetyltransferase, protein MNKDQSFSIEIACREDLPDIVDIYNSTIAGRMVTADLEPVTVESRIPWFEAHQENHRPLWVLRQKGNIAGWASLQSFYGRPAYNGTAEISIYVHEDSRGTGTGSRLVQHLLNECPRLGITTLLGFVFGHNEPSIALLRKFGFEQWGYYPRVAVLDSIERDLAILGKRVD, encoded by the coding sequence ATGAACAAGGACCAATCTTTTTCCATTGAAATTGCATGCAGGGAGGATCTTCCCGATATTGTGGATATTTATAATTCTACGATTGCAGGACGAATGGTCACGGCAGACCTGGAGCCTGTGACAGTGGAGAGCCGCATTCCATGGTTTGAAGCTCATCAGGAAAACCACCGCCCTTTGTGGGTACTAAGACAAAAGGGGAACATTGCCGGATGGGCCAGCCTTCAGTCCTTTTATGGCCGTCCAGCTTATAACGGTACAGCAGAAATTAGCATTTATGTCCATGAGGATTCTCGTGGAACCGGCACTGGAAGCCGTCTGGTACAGCATTTGCTAAATGAATGTCCTAGACTAGGAATTACAACGTTGTTGGGGTTTGTATTTGGTCATAATGAACCGAGTATTGCGCTGCTGCGGAAGTTTGGCTTTGAGCAGTGGGGATACTATCCACGTGTTGCCGTGCTGGACAGCATAGAGCGAGATCTGGCTATATTAGGTAAGCGAGTAGATTAA
- the recQ gene encoding DNA helicase RecQ: MSVQAPTLERAQDLLQKFYGYPDFREGQKKIVASMLEGNDTLGIMPTGGGKSICYQIPALLHEGLTIVVSPLISLMKDQVDALTTMGIAAAYINSTLSGREVNDRIRAARNGDLKLLYVAPERLELDWFRDEMAQLPISCVAVDEAHCVSQWGHDFRTSYLAVAPFVDGLYERPIVAAFTATATPQVMDDIVRLLRLRSPETFVTGLGRPNLAFSVLRGEDKRSFLLNYAREHEGESGIIYAATRKDVDDLYQRLRDAGMAAGRYHAGMTDQERADSQEGFLYDDIRVIVATNAFGMGIDKSNVRYVIHYNMPKNMEAYVQEAGRAGRDGDPSQCILLFGPQDIVTQKFLIEQNPQDEDRKRNDYRKLQQMVDYCYTTRCLRSAQLEYFGEAEEHEACGICSSCTDERELVDMTIDAQKIFSCIHRMRERYGVSMVASVLKGSRNKKVLQYGFDSLPTYGVMGNRTEKEIAEIINVLVSEGYLMLSEGQYPVVRLQQLAAEVLRGQREVMQRVVRHATALAGGAGSRGRKGRDTYPAAVNETVFEQLRLIRRDLAAQEHVPSYIIFNDATLREMSVASPQSEADMLRIKGVGEVKFRKYGKPFLDFFQNQGNTGGMVSEDEIFADDVYEDFE; encoded by the coding sequence ATGAGTGTACAAGCACCAACATTGGAACGGGCGCAGGACTTGCTGCAAAAATTTTATGGCTATCCCGATTTCCGGGAGGGACAAAAGAAAATTGTGGCCAGTATGCTGGAAGGCAACGATACGCTGGGCATCATGCCGACAGGTGGCGGAAAATCGATATGCTACCAGATTCCCGCGTTGTTGCATGAGGGGCTGACCATTGTTGTGTCACCACTGATCTCGTTAATGAAAGACCAGGTGGATGCGCTGACCACGATGGGGATTGCAGCTGCCTACATTAATAGCACGTTGAGCGGTCGAGAAGTCAATGACCGTATACGCGCCGCACGGAACGGAGATTTGAAGTTGCTGTATGTCGCCCCTGAACGACTGGAACTGGATTGGTTCCGTGATGAGATGGCTCAGTTACCGATTTCCTGCGTTGCGGTAGATGAGGCTCACTGCGTATCCCAGTGGGGTCATGATTTTCGTACCAGCTATCTGGCTGTGGCTCCATTCGTGGACGGGCTATATGAACGTCCAATCGTAGCTGCGTTTACGGCGACGGCTACACCACAGGTTATGGATGACATCGTACGCCTGCTTCGTTTGCGCTCACCGGAAACGTTCGTTACGGGGCTTGGGAGGCCGAATTTGGCGTTCAGTGTGCTGCGAGGGGAGGACAAACGCAGCTTTTTACTGAATTATGCCCGTGAACATGAGGGTGAATCGGGCATTATTTATGCGGCGACACGTAAGGACGTGGATGATTTATATCAACGCCTGCGCGACGCTGGCATGGCAGCCGGACGTTATCATGCAGGAATGACAGATCAGGAACGTGCAGATAGCCAGGAAGGGTTTCTGTACGACGATATCCGTGTCATTGTCGCAACCAATGCCTTCGGTATGGGGATAGATAAATCAAACGTACGCTATGTCATTCATTACAATATGCCTAAAAATATGGAGGCGTACGTACAAGAAGCGGGACGCGCAGGACGTGATGGCGACCCGAGTCAATGTATTTTGCTGTTCGGACCGCAAGATATTGTGACCCAGAAGTTCCTGATTGAGCAAAATCCACAGGATGAAGACCGCAAGCGCAACGACTACCGTAAGCTCCAGCAGATGGTTGACTATTGTTACACGACTCGCTGTCTACGTTCAGCACAGCTGGAGTATTTCGGAGAAGCGGAGGAGCATGAAGCCTGCGGCATATGCAGTTCATGTACTGACGAGCGGGAACTGGTCGATATGACCATAGATGCGCAAAAGATTTTTTCGTGCATTCATCGTATGCGGGAGAGGTATGGGGTTTCCATGGTGGCCTCAGTGTTGAAAGGCTCGCGTAACAAAAAAGTGCTGCAGTATGGTTTTGACAGCCTGCCAACCTATGGCGTGATGGGCAACCGAACGGAGAAAGAAATTGCTGAGATTATCAATGTTCTTGTGTCGGAAGGCTATCTGATGCTGTCCGAGGGGCAGTATCCGGTCGTACGCTTGCAACAGCTTGCTGCTGAAGTGCTGAGAGGTCAGCGAGAAGTCATGCAGCGTGTGGTGCGGCATGCCACTGCTTTAGCAGGGGGAGCGGGATCACGTGGACGAAAGGGACGCGACACCTATCCTGCTGCGGTCAACGAAACTGTGTTTGAGCAATTGCGCTTAATCCGTCGCGATCTGGCCGCTCAGGAGCATGTACCGTCTTATATCATCTTCAATGATGCCACGCTGCGAGAGATGAGCGTAGCGAGTCCGCAATCCGAAGCAGACATGCTGCGGATCAAGGGTGTTGGTGAAGTGAAGTTCCGCAAGTATGGCAAGCCGTTTCTTGATTTCTTTCAAAATCAGGGGAATACCGGCGGAATGGTGAGCGAGGATGAGATTTTTGCAGACGATGTGTACGAGGATTTTGAATAG
- the speD gene encoding adenosylmethionine decarboxylase, translating into MTITPEQRITLHGFNNLTKSLSFNMYDICYTKTKEEREAYIEYIDEQYNSDRLTAILKNVSDIIGAHVLNVAQQDYVPQGASVTVLISEGPIVEVPNDSYAESPGPLPESVVIQLDKSHITVHTYPEYHPDEGISTFRADIDVSTCGEISPLKALHYLTHSFDTDIMTIDYRVRGFTRDTNGHKLFIDHDIASIQNYIPDEVRNQYDMIDVNVYQENIFHTKCKLKQFDLDNYLFGYTKESLSEKEQQNISTRLKIEMDEIYYGKNMT; encoded by the coding sequence ATGACCATAACACCGGAACAGCGGATTACCCTGCACGGATTTAACAATTTGACCAAATCATTGAGCTTTAATATGTACGATATTTGTTACACCAAAACCAAAGAAGAACGCGAGGCCTATATTGAATATATTGATGAACAATATAACTCGGATCGACTGACAGCTATTTTAAAAAATGTATCCGATATTATCGGCGCCCATGTACTCAATGTTGCTCAGCAGGATTATGTCCCTCAAGGAGCGAGCGTGACAGTGCTTATATCAGAAGGGCCGATTGTGGAGGTACCGAATGATTCGTATGCAGAATCACCAGGTCCCCTACCTGAGTCTGTCGTGATACAGCTGGATAAAAGTCATATTACGGTTCACACCTACCCTGAATATCATCCAGACGAGGGGATCAGTACGTTTCGTGCAGATATTGATGTTTCTACCTGTGGGGAAATCTCCCCGCTCAAGGCACTTCACTATCTGACTCATTCTTTTGACACTGACATTATGACGATTGATTACCGGGTACGCGGCTTTACACGTGATACGAATGGTCATAAGCTTTTTATCGACCACGACATTGCCTCGATTCAAAACTATATTCCCGACGAAGTGCGCAATCAGTATGACATGATCGACGTAAACGTGTATCAGGAAAATATTTTCCATACCAAATGCAAGCTAAAACAATTTGATCTGGACAACTACCTGTTCGGCTACACAAAAGAAAGTCTGAGTGAAAAAGAGCAACAAAATATATCAACACGACTCAAAATCGAAATGGACGAAATTTACTACGGCAAAAATATGACGTAA